GCTTGTGTAGGACgtaacaacaagaaaacaccgGCTCCTGTGAAGCCTCCTGTCTTGAAGGAGCCTCCTCCCATCGATGTGCCCGCTATGTCATTGGCTGAGCTAAAAGAAAAGACTGAGAATTTCGGATCAAAGGCTTTGATTGGTGAAGGATCCTATGGAAGAGTGTACTACGCGAGTTCGAATGATGGGAATGCCATGGCGGTGAAAAAGCTTGATAATGCATCTGAACCCGAAACAAATGTCGAGTTCTTGACTCAGGTCTCCAAGGTTTCGAGGCTGAAGAATGACAACTTTGTTCAGCTTCTTGGCTATTGTGTCGAAGGAAACCTTCGTGTCCTTGCGTATGAGTTTGCCACAATGGGATCCTTGCACGACATCTTACACGGTATGAAAGCTTTCTGTTCAAACATCAATAACATTCAATATAACTTGGGATAAAGATTGATCTATTACACAGGGAGAAAGGGAGTGCAAGGAGCACAACCTGGTCCAACACTTGAGTGGATGCAACGAGTCCGAGTTGCAGTTGATGCAGCTAAAGGATTAGAATACTTACACGAGAAAGTTCAACCTGCCGTTATACACAGAGACATTCGATCTAGCAATGTGCTTCTTTTCGAAGATTTCAAAGCCAAGATTGCTgattttaatctttctaatCAAGCTCCTGATATGGCTGCTCGTCTTCATTCCATTAGAGTGTTGGGAACATTTGGTTATCACGCACCAGAGTAAATATGCTTCAACATTCAAGACTCGAAACTTCTTTATGATGATTCTTAGCTACAGAAAGAATGTAACTTAATACATTTTTGGGTTTGCAGATACGCCATGACAGGACAATTGACACAGAAGAGTGATGTTTACAGTTTTGGGGTTGTGCTTTTGGAGCTTCTTACTGGGAGAAAACCGGTTGATCATACAATGCCTCGTGGTCAACAAAGTCTTGTCACTTGGGTATTTAACTTACTGATCTGACTGGACCTTTGCTTTCTGAGATTACTGACTCACTTCTTCGTTTATTTACAACTTTCTCTGCAAATTAAATGTTCAGGCTACTCCAAGACTGAGTGAAGACAAAGTGAAGCAATGTGTTGATCCAAAACTCAAAGGAGAGTATCCTCCTAAAGCAGTTGCAAaggttttaaaaatagaaacttcctaatcatttatataaatccAGTGTACACTACTAAAAGCTAAAATGTGTGTTTTGATAACGCAGCTTGCGGCGGTTGCAGCTTTGTGTGTGCAATACGAAGCAGAGTTTAGGCCAAACATGAGCATTGTAGTAAAAGCTCTTCAACCGCTCTTGAGGTCTTCAGTAACAGCTGCTGCTCCTCCAACACAAGCTTGATTCTTCATTGTGGTTCTTGCATATTGATTAAGTCATATGGcttcaaagtttttttcttcactttattCTTACTATTTACAACTGGAATGCAAATGGGTTATTAAGGAGAGATGGTGAGTAGGAATTGGGATTCAAGTCCATGGTTGTTTTAACTGTTAACTGTTCTTTTTTATGGGTTGATTCTCTCTGTGAAGTcttctaaattttgtttgttctttttaatatatgagCTGATATTTTATCGTTTTTAGGCAAAGGAGCGCTTCAATATACATCAATTTATAACAaactatattttcatttatgattttatagtataaaggaGTCACTCAGACACTAGACTAAGAATATTTTGTGAACTATTCaattacttaaaaaatatttctgttAAGTTTAGTATGACAGAGAGTTTGAAATTCTTGTCTGTCACTAGAAGTTGAAAAAATGGCGTCAAATCAATGCTTGTCTATTACCAGTGCACCAAACCCAGAGCCTCAGCTGCACTTCTTTGACTGTCTTCACTGCAACACATTCCAACAAACGTTTTCAGTAGAGACTGTCGCTCTTCAAGCTTCATGAGTTTCTCTAAGCCTCTTGCAACCATTTCCATTTCAGCCTGAGGatcaaaaaacaataaatgcaGTTTTGTGAAAACAGGGGAAGAGATTGGTGAAAAAATCTTTGAActtgcaaagaaacaaaaagaacatacaGAGTACTCGTTGGGTGGAAATATGCGATGAATGAGGCATATTTTTGATAGTTCAGCCGCCGATTCAGAATGTTTACCTTGTATCTCCAAAGCCTGCAGTAAAATGAGATTTGCTGAGAATAATGCATTCGTTTATCTCAGATTCATGTCAAGATTTGGAGAAAAAGATAAGTAATACTGCTGACACTagaaaaagggtagaaagtGACCCAAGCTTGTAGAAACCACGAACGTGTGCGGGCAGCAACCGCTGCAGAAACCATTCTAGCAGCATCTATCTTTGCAAGTCCGATGTTTTCAGCGAGCCCAGCAATGAACTCTCGAGCATCTTCACTACAAATCTCAACAGAAGAAGACTCCCAAGGAGCTCTACAGAGAGTTACCAAACAAGTTCAGAACCATAACAAAGGACAAACGAGTAAAATCTACTTAATAAAGT
The Camelina sativa cultivar DH55 chromosome 6, Cs, whole genome shotgun sequence genome window above contains:
- the LOC104793255 gene encoding PTI1-like tyrosine-protein kinase 3, translating into MDRDFPRRGQVANDRTQSNFVRLDKPRAVDDLDIGKRGKMRRWLCCSCHVQESYPSSEHNRLRTPPTRHQDYGRNNKKTPAPVKPPVLKEPPPIDVPAMSLAELKEKTENFGSKALIGEGSYGRVYYASSNDGNAMAVKKLDNASEPETNVEFLTQVSKVSRLKNDNFVQLLGYCVEGNLRVLAYEFATMGSLHDILHGRKGVQGAQPGPTLEWMQRVRVAVDAAKGLEYLHEKVQPAVIHRDIRSSNVLLFEDFKAKIADFNLSNQAPDMAARLHSIRVLGTFGYHAPEYAMTGQLTQKSDVYSFGVVLLELLTGRKPVDHTMPRGQQSLVTWATPRLSEDKVKQCVDPKLKGEYPPKAVAKLAAVAALCVQYEAEFRPNMSIVVKALQPLLRSSVTAAAPPTQA